From the genome of Candidatus Bathyanammoxibius amoris, one region includes:
- a CDS encoding Lrp/AsnC ligand binding domain-containing protein: protein MSVKAYILIDTSSVRTTDILDKLKSIDGVNSAEAVSGPHDIIVIIETADLQSLGDIMLTKIRTIEGVTKTITCCCVQ, encoded by the coding sequence ATGTCAGTAAAGGCTTATATCCTAATCGACACGTCCTCCGTCAGGACTACAGACATCCTGGACAAGCTTAAATCGATTGACGGCGTTAATTCCGCCGAAGCCGTCTCCGGACCGCATGACATCATTGTGATTATAGAGACCGCTGACCTGCAAAGCCTTGGCGACATAATGCTGACAAAGATACGTACCATCGAGGGGGTTACAAAAACCATTACGTGTTGTTGCGTGCAATAG
- a CDS encoding zinc metalloprotease HtpX, with amino-acid sequence MWLSFRLYLLIGLMFGILYGIIIGIAFAIGAQSFLLYGGIAVVMMIIQYFLGPKIVEMSMGVKYVSEAQQPDLHRMVTELAREARIHKPRVGISTLKIPNAFAFGRWGSDGRVCVTEPLMRLLSKNELRAVLGHEISHLKHRDMVVITLLSLVPMVLWYIAFHFMWFGGGSRRGGQTVLIGLGAFILYFVTNLLVLYGSRIREYYADLGSVKLGNAPHDMATALYKLAYGSAKVSKDTLHQCAGYKAFFVNDPSKARKEIGELVQLDTDMSGTIDRGELDAIRSGRVKITRADRMMEIFSTHPNMLKRIQHLSELASVYAPVNTKPNNKV; translated from the coding sequence ATGTGGCTTAGTTTCCGCCTGTATCTGCTCATAGGGCTGATGTTCGGGATATTGTACGGCATCATCATAGGGATTGCCTTTGCCATAGGGGCGCAGAGCTTCCTGCTCTACGGTGGAATCGCCGTAGTAATGATGATTATTCAGTATTTTCTTGGCCCGAAGATAGTCGAGATGTCCATGGGCGTAAAATACGTCTCGGAGGCGCAGCAACCTGATCTCCACCGCATGGTAACTGAGCTGGCCCGCGAGGCACGGATTCACAAACCACGCGTGGGCATCTCCACACTGAAGATACCTAACGCCTTCGCGTTCGGGCGGTGGGGGAGTGACGGCCGCGTGTGCGTAACCGAACCCCTCATGCGTCTTCTCAGCAAGAATGAATTGCGCGCCGTGCTCGGTCATGAGATATCACATCTAAAACACAGGGACATGGTTGTTATTACCCTGCTCTCCCTTGTGCCGATGGTACTCTGGTACATAGCCTTTCACTTCATGTGGTTCGGTGGAGGCAGCAGGAGGGGCGGCCAGACGGTCCTCATCGGTCTTGGGGCGTTCATCCTTTATTTTGTAACCAACCTGCTGGTACTCTACGGTTCCCGCATCAGAGAGTACTATGCCGACCTGGGCAGCGTAAAACTTGGCAACGCGCCCCACGACATGGCCACCGCACTGTACAAGCTCGCCTACGGAAGCGCCAAGGTTTCGAAGGACACACTGCATCAATGCGCGGGTTACAAGGCGTTCTTCGTCAACGACCCCTCCAAGGCGAGAAAAGAGATAGGCGAGCTGGTCCAACTGGACACGGACATGAGCGGCACCATCGACCGCGGGGAGCTTGACGCCATCCGCAGCGGCAGGGTAAAGATAACCAGGGCCGACCGTATGATGGAGATATTCAGTACGCACCCCAACATGCTAAAAAGGATCCAGCACCTTTCAGAGCTTGCATCCGTTTACGCGCCCGTGAACACAAAGCCGAATAATAAGGTGTAA